In Corynebacterium aquatimens, one genomic interval encodes:
- a CDS encoding Ltp family lipoprotein, producing the protein MSSPYDPNNPTPGNNQSGQGWGPQAPFGQEQGGWSQPDPNASWESLQQVPSVGPSEWGQPANGPGSNFAQQGGQAQFGQQQFGQPQNGQPQYGQGSSGQPPYGEQPPTEQGGGKGRMWAIIIGIAVLVTVAIVALALVLGGDKDKNSEGTASSEEKITPTTSETGGAPSEEPAKSSDSKSEKSGDKDRGQGSAKDSKKEPTSGAKPKDGNVPADHKKALEEAERYLAVIPFSYEGLYDQLISEYGAQASPEAARYAVDNVDADWNEQALRAAEQYVKVLDMSDEELFDQLTHDFGGKFTPEQARYAIEHLDRSKLKP; encoded by the coding sequence ATGAGTTCCCCTTACGACCCCAATAATCCAACCCCGGGTAACAACCAGTCTGGGCAGGGCTGGGGTCCCCAAGCTCCTTTTGGGCAAGAGCAAGGCGGCTGGTCCCAGCCGGATCCGAACGCCTCCTGGGAATCTTTGCAGCAGGTACCTTCCGTCGGGCCGAGCGAATGGGGCCAGCCGGCTAACGGCCCAGGCAGTAATTTCGCGCAGCAAGGTGGGCAGGCCCAGTTCGGGCAGCAGCAGTTCGGGCAACCGCAGAACGGGCAACCGCAGTATGGGCAGGGTTCTAGCGGTCAGCCGCCATATGGTGAGCAACCACCAACGGAGCAAGGCGGTGGTAAGGGCCGGATGTGGGCGATCATCATCGGCATCGCCGTGCTCGTCACAGTCGCAATCGTTGCACTCGCGTTGGTTCTTGGCGGGGATAAGGACAAGAATTCGGAGGGCACCGCTTCGTCGGAGGAGAAGATCACTCCCACGACATCGGAGACGGGAGGCGCTCCCTCAGAAGAACCGGCAAAGTCGAGTGATTCGAAGTCCGAGAAATCCGGCGACAAAGATCGCGGCCAGGGTTCTGCCAAGGACTCGAAGAAAGAACCCACCTCGGGGGCGAAGCCCAAGGACGGAAACGTTCCTGCAGACCACAAGAAAGCTCTAGAAGAGGCAGAACGCTATTTGGCCGTGATTCCGTTCTCCTACGAAGGACTTTATGATCAGCTCATTAGTGAATACGGCGCACAGGCATCGCCTGAAGCCGCACGTTACGCGGTAGACAACGTGGACGCAGACTGGAACGAGCAGGCGCTACGCGCGGCGGAGCAGTACGTGAAGGTACTGGACATGAGCGATGAAGAGCTCTTCGACCAGCTGACGCACGACTTTGGCGGCAAGTTTACCCCGGAGCAGGCACGCTACGCGATCGAGCACCTGGACCGCAGCAAGCTCAAGCCTTAG
- a CDS encoding MarR family winged helix-turn-helix transcriptional regulator, whose amino-acid sequence MATGTRWLNDEEQQLWRLMLATGRRIDRCLEDTLMHSGGLSSSEFAVLIALSEAEDHRMRMRDLCIELDWDRSRMSHQITRMDKRGLLNKHKSEEDARGVVVVLTDEGMARLEAAVPDHVEVVRRLIFDHMKKGEVAPLKRFMEGLMSASDELDVTEFSNKAG is encoded by the coding sequence ATGGCAACGGGGACGCGCTGGCTAAACGATGAAGAACAGCAGCTCTGGCGGCTCATGCTGGCTACGGGCCGGCGTATTGATCGTTGCTTGGAAGATACCCTGATGCATAGTGGCGGTCTTTCCTCGTCTGAATTCGCTGTACTTATTGCACTCTCTGAGGCTGAGGACCACAGGATGCGAATGCGCGACTTGTGCATCGAACTTGATTGGGACCGTTCACGGATGTCCCACCAGATCACGCGTATGGATAAGCGCGGGCTGTTAAACAAGCACAAGAGTGAAGAGGATGCCCGCGGCGTGGTTGTTGTTCTTACGGACGAGGGAATGGCGCGCTTAGAGGCTGCCGTTCCGGACCACGTCGAAGTTGTTCGCCGACTTATCTTCGATCACATGAAGAAGGGTGAAGTCGCTCCTCTCAAGCGCTTCATGGAAGGCCTGATGAGCGCCAGCGACGAACTTGATGTGACTGAATTTTCCAATAAGGCAGGCTAG
- a CDS encoding PspC domain-containing protein — protein MSQPNPDYVPNPNVNVPGANPIPPQPVLVRPRTDRIIAGVCAGLADHFNIDHTLMRVIFVFLTLAGFSGVLAYLVCWAIIPEQKI, from the coding sequence ATGTCGCAACCCAACCCCGATTACGTCCCAAACCCGAACGTGAACGTTCCGGGTGCTAATCCCATCCCGCCGCAGCCGGTACTTGTTCGTCCGCGGACGGACCGCATTATCGCGGGCGTGTGCGCGGGCCTTGCTGATCACTTCAACATTGATCACACGCTCATGCGCGTGATCTTTGTGTTTCTTACTCTCGCGGGTTTCTCCGGCGTACTGGCGTACCTAGTGTGCTGGGCAATCATCCCCGAGCAGAAGATCTAG
- a CDS encoding AAA family ATPase, translating to MRIHSLILDNVRAVEHLELNDLPDTGVILIYGDNEAGKSTILDALDAVLNIKHTANTVKTRALKPVGKDVSPEVTLSATIGPYEFTIYKRFGGTRGKAELTITAPTREQLSGEEAYNRLNQIVEEYVDTQLKEALFVRQGQLDHAVAAAGIPALASTMESSARRTDSHGQSLSERDQPARGQGNHEYVDRDVDDTGLMERVRSEYEKYFTKKGGSTKLIKDAESAVESAEEAVREATENKKAYEADVDEYARCRDEEAEITAELPEAQEALARREADAEAANALAGQLEQAREKVARAEQDRDHARTAVELRAKQVAELSTQEAELAAIRSGLEEAQEKAAAEQDTITAAEEAYTTAKEESQLRARNLAHAKEQLAAVDARERIAELEVFVDTIDGLNTKIRGLVAALPQRVLNDDDVRALEKLASDVTVQRTVVDSAAARFEITHPTGATITLDDTRIDVPAGPDTTSVPLADGATLAIADFALTYRAAPGTDTATSKLRDAELKFTNALAELGCDSVETARALRDEHRERTAELAAIRRQRTDAAAGRDLDEAREELKRLRSTAAESHSDDHTHSDDNAHRLIAHEDAKNNVALAESAYEDARTTAHEAEVRLISLKAMPHARSLAELETRIGDKAAAVERARADLTSMREKTADDELHGALTSAEQNLDTTRKEHDDIAQRVAAVDPGTAEKLLAGARNRVNNLDQRRVRARERQIALDSSVQRAEGEAEKLDRAMAQLQLATTRRDRLRRKAKAAQLLYETLVAHRDAAREKYAAPFAKALQHYASTVFGPGTQFALDENLKVTTRTVDGTTVDLDQLSGGAKEQMALLTRFAIADMVASGSDEPMPVPVVIDDALGATDPRRLDLMNVLFSQVGEFSQVFVLTCFPRRFDGIAPARLASIESLKNHTNNA from the coding sequence ATGCGTATCCACTCCCTGATTCTGGACAACGTCCGGGCCGTGGAACACCTAGAGCTAAACGACCTGCCGGACACCGGCGTGATTCTTATCTACGGCGATAATGAGGCCGGCAAGTCCACCATCCTGGATGCCCTGGATGCAGTGCTGAACATCAAGCACACGGCCAACACCGTGAAGACGCGCGCGTTGAAGCCCGTGGGCAAGGATGTGTCCCCCGAGGTCACTCTCAGCGCCACTATCGGTCCCTACGAGTTCACCATCTACAAACGCTTCGGTGGCACGCGCGGAAAGGCCGAGCTGACCATCACTGCCCCCACCCGGGAGCAACTCAGCGGCGAGGAAGCGTACAACCGGCTCAACCAGATCGTGGAAGAGTATGTGGACACCCAACTCAAGGAAGCTTTGTTTGTCCGCCAAGGTCAGCTCGACCACGCAGTTGCCGCCGCTGGTATTCCAGCTCTAGCCAGCACCATGGAATCCAGTGCCCGCCGCACGGACTCCCACGGTCAGAGCCTTTCTGAGCGCGATCAGCCTGCGCGGGGCCAGGGAAACCACGAGTACGTCGACCGCGATGTGGATGACACCGGATTGATGGAACGCGTGCGTTCGGAGTATGAGAAATACTTCACCAAAAAAGGCGGCTCGACCAAGCTGATCAAAGATGCAGAGTCCGCGGTGGAATCGGCTGAAGAGGCCGTCCGCGAGGCGACGGAGAACAAGAAGGCTTACGAAGCCGACGTGGACGAGTACGCCCGCTGCCGCGATGAGGAAGCAGAAATCACGGCCGAGCTCCCCGAGGCACAGGAGGCGCTTGCCCGTCGCGAAGCTGACGCTGAGGCCGCGAACGCGCTGGCCGGCCAGTTGGAACAAGCACGGGAGAAAGTCGCCCGCGCGGAGCAGGACCGTGACCACGCCCGTACCGCGGTGGAGCTGCGCGCGAAACAAGTCGCTGAGCTTTCTACCCAAGAAGCGGAACTGGCTGCGATACGCAGCGGTCTTGAGGAGGCTCAGGAAAAGGCCGCGGCGGAGCAGGACACCATTACCGCGGCGGAAGAGGCCTACACCACAGCGAAAGAAGAGTCGCAGCTTCGTGCGCGTAACCTTGCGCACGCCAAAGAGCAGCTCGCGGCGGTTGACGCGCGCGAGCGCATCGCGGAACTTGAGGTCTTCGTGGACACGATCGACGGCTTGAACACGAAGATCCGCGGACTCGTCGCGGCACTTCCGCAGCGCGTGCTTAACGACGACGACGTGCGCGCACTGGAGAAACTAGCCAGCGATGTCACGGTGCAGCGCACGGTGGTGGACAGCGCCGCTGCTCGGTTTGAGATCACCCACCCGACCGGCGCAACGATCACGCTTGATGACACCAGGATTGACGTTCCTGCCGGCCCGGACACCACCTCTGTCCCGCTGGCGGACGGTGCCACGCTGGCAATCGCTGATTTTGCGCTGACCTACCGCGCAGCGCCCGGCACCGATACAGCAACCAGCAAGTTGCGCGACGCCGAACTAAAGTTCACAAACGCCCTGGCAGAACTGGGCTGCGACAGCGTTGAGACAGCGCGCGCGCTTCGCGACGAACACAGGGAGCGCACAGCCGAACTAGCCGCCATACGCCGCCAACGCACAGACGCCGCAGCCGGCCGCGACCTTGACGAAGCCCGCGAGGAACTCAAACGCCTCCGCTCTACCGCCGCCGAATCCCACAGCGACGACCACACGCACAGCGACGACAACGCGCACAGGCTCATTGCCCACGAGGACGCAAAGAACAACGTCGCCCTCGCGGAAAGTGCGTACGAGGACGCGCGTACCACCGCCCACGAAGCCGAAGTGAGGCTCATTAGTTTGAAGGCGATGCCGCACGCGCGGAGCCTCGCTGAGCTGGAGACGCGCATTGGGGATAAAGCTGCTGCGGTGGAGCGCGCCCGCGCCGATCTGACTTCTATGCGCGAGAAGACCGCCGATGATGAGTTGCACGGCGCCCTTACGTCCGCCGAGCAGAACCTGGACACCACACGCAAGGAACACGACGACATCGCGCAGCGCGTCGCTGCCGTCGATCCTGGCACGGCGGAGAAGTTGCTTGCGGGTGCCCGCAACCGCGTGAACAATCTTGACCAACGCCGGGTTAGGGCCCGCGAACGGCAGATTGCGTTGGACTCTTCCGTCCAGCGTGCTGAAGGTGAGGCGGAGAAACTCGACCGAGCCATGGCCCAACTGCAGCTGGCCACAACCCGACGTGACCGCCTGCGCCGGAAGGCTAAGGCAGCGCAACTGTTGTACGAAACCCTCGTTGCGCACCGCGATGCCGCACGTGAAAAATATGCGGCCCCTTTTGCCAAGGCGCTACAGCACTACGCATCGACCGTGTTCGGGCCCGGCACGCAGTTCGCGCTCGATGAGAACCTTAAAGTGACCACGAGAACTGTGGATGGCACGACGGTTGATCTGGACCAACTCTCTGGCGGGGCCAAGGAACAAATGGCGCTGCTTACCCGCTTCGCCATCGCGGACATGGTGGCCAGTGGCAGCGATGAGCCGATGCCCGTGCCCGTTGTTATTGATGACGCCCTTGGTGCAACCGATCCCCGCCGCCTGGACCTGATGAATGTGTTGTTCTCGCAGGTAGGGGAGTTCTCGCAGGTCTTTGTGCTCACCTGTTTCCCGCGCCGCTTCGACGGGATCGCTCCCGCCCGTCTCGCTTCCATTGAGAGCTTGAAAAACCATACAAATAACGCATAA